The segment CCGAGTTCGTCGATATAATCCTGATTGTGCAAGGTTGCGAACGTCACAGTTGTGCCGGCGAGATTGATAGGTTCGATTTCCGCACGCGGCGTTATTTTTCCGGTTCGACCTACGGCATAATCGATACCTACAATCTTGCTCTCCTTCATAAGAGAATCGAATTTATAAGCTCTAGCCCAACGTGGAGAATGAGAGGTATAACCTAAGGCCTGCCGTTGCGCTAAATCGTTTAACTTAATAACCAAACCGTCGGTAGGAAAACCAAGCTTTTCCTTTTTCTTTCTGAAATCGCGAATCGCTGCAGCGACCTCGGCGCCGGGAATTAATTTCGTATCGGGAGGAAGCGGGAACTTCAAGTCTTCCGCCTTTTTCATTACCTCAGCGTGAGTTTTAAATTTTAACTTCGTATCCGGAAAAAAAGCGTCGTACGTAAAAATACGTAGAGGTCGCTTAGCGACTTCCATCGAATTTTTTTGTTTGAGGGAGCCCGAAGCGAGATTTCTAGGGTTAGCGAATTTACCTTCGTACGATTCGTTAAATTCCTCGAAATCCTTATATGTCATATACACTTCGCCGCGGAGATATACGGATATAGTTTCTTCCAATCTGAGCGGAATACTTCGAATTGTCCTGATATTATCAGTGACATCGTCTCCGATCCCTCCGGTTCCTCGAGTCACTCCGTTTGCTAACACTCCATTTTCGTAATAGAGCATCAAAGAAGCACCGTCTATTTTCCATTCTACGGAATAAAGACCGTTTGGATCCGTTTTTTGAATCCAATCCAAGAGGTCTTCTTCGCTATACGTATTCTCAAGGGAAAGAACCGGTAACTTATGAGTGAATTTCTGAAAGTCCTTATCTAAATCCGAACCGACCGTTAACGTCGGACTAGCAGGATCCATAAGTTTCGGATACGCGTGCTCGAGGCTCTGTAACCGTTTAAATTTTTTATCGAATTCAAAATCCGAGATTACCGGTTTATTTTTTACATAGTAAAGATATTGATGATGTCGAATTTCCTTTTCCAAAACGCGCATTTCTTTTTCGGCGTCTTTCGGCGAAGGAACGACGTCGACAGCCGTCGCCTTCTTTGCAGGAGGTTTCTTGGAGGAATTTTTACTATTAGCTTTTTTTTCCTCGACGGAAGTTTTTCTAGGCATACTAAATTATATTATTTTAATATTGTCCGATCCCGACTTTCATATAATCCATCGGATCCGTACGATTTGATTCGCCAATCCA is part of the Leptospira broomii serovar Hurstbridge str. 5399 genome and harbors:
- the ligA gene encoding NAD-dependent DNA ligase LigA; protein product: MRVLEKEIRHHQYLYYVKNKPVISDFEFDKKFKRLQSLEHAYPKLMDPASPTLTVGSDLDKDFQKFTHKLPVLSLENTYSEEDLLDWIQKTDPNGLYSVEWKIDGASLMLYYENGVLANGVTRGTGGIGDDVTDNIRTIRSIPLRLEETISVYLRGEVYMTYKDFEEFNESYEGKFANPRNLASGSLKQKNSMEVAKRPLRIFTYDAFFPDTKLKFKTHAEVMKKAEDLKFPLPPDTKLIPGAEVAAAIRDFRKKKEKLGFPTDGLVIKLNDLAQRQALGYTSHSPRWARAYKFDSLMKESKIVGIDYAVGRTGKITPRAEIEPINLAGTTVTFATLHNQDYIDELGIGIGATVRVSKRGEIIPAVEEVVIPGKKVFKIPHICPSCGSQTQKREDSVDQFCPNVECPDRVKNGIIFFCSRKQMDIEGLGEKQVEFLYDQGYIKDLADLYKLGNYKEKLLEEDGYGEKSVNLILNGIEDSKKKDFRFVLSSLGLREIGPKVAELLIEHGYESMDSIIEAANSSSKSESLLEIPGIGPSTVEAIVESFTDKRILKLVDRLKKVGVKMKADPIAKADKQPFAGQTWCVSGSFENFQPREKAIDLVVFYGGKKVGSVSSKTTHLLAGPGAGSKLEKAKELGVIVISEEEFLDLLRQNDIVFS